The proteins below are encoded in one region of Myxococcales bacterium:
- a CDS encoding serine/threonine protein kinase gives MTRASDSSSSASSGEGEPSEPSLAQSGESVTDTTSLGSDGSLDGETGEDFLRALARVPSTPPPTVELLPGQIVGGYRIDGKLGEGGMGVVYAAIDPKLNRSVALKVLPDNIGSDRRARFLREARSASAVDHPSIAMVFAVGEDAGSIFIAMERVYGVTLRAHLISHAGPLSESDALRIIREIASALSKAHAVGVVHRDLKPENLMLTEDGRIKILDFGLAKLRGAEDSTGEREVSEFATREGRILGTPSYMSPEQAKGGRVDARSDLFSLGVVLYELLSGKRPFIGSTTMALLIAIDRDDYEPLAKACPGADAPLEALLARCLAKLPEDRFATADALVAAIDGLPWARHQARQRRWAAAGLALALVILAGVLASRLGSEPSTARPTRLVESAGVPAVAPAPTGPPTTAAVEPSAAATFPASVAGAPSVSATKRRPVVPRADPLSDQK, from the coding sequence GTGACGCGCGCTTCCGACTCCAGCAGCTCCGCCTCGAGTGGGGAGGGTGAGCCGAGCGAGCCGTCGCTCGCCCAGAGTGGCGAGTCGGTCACTGATACGACTTCGCTCGGCTCTGACGGCTCGCTGGACGGAGAGACCGGGGAAGACTTTCTGCGCGCGCTCGCCCGCGTGCCCAGCACGCCACCCCCGACCGTCGAGCTATTACCGGGCCAAATCGTGGGTGGTTATCGCATCGACGGCAAACTGGGTGAAGGCGGCATGGGCGTGGTCTACGCCGCCATCGATCCCAAGCTGAATCGCTCGGTCGCCCTCAAGGTACTACCTGACAACATCGGCAGCGACCGTCGGGCTCGCTTCCTGCGCGAAGCACGCTCGGCGTCAGCGGTGGACCATCCGAGCATCGCCATGGTGTTCGCCGTGGGCGAGGACGCCGGCTCGATCTTCATCGCCATGGAGCGAGTGTACGGGGTCACGCTCCGCGCCCATCTGATCTCCCACGCCGGCCCGCTCTCCGAGAGTGACGCGCTGCGCATCATCCGCGAAATCGCCAGCGCGCTCTCCAAAGCACACGCCGTCGGGGTCGTGCACCGGGATCTGAAGCCCGAGAACCTGATGCTCACCGAGGACGGTCGCATCAAGATCTTGGATTTCGGCCTGGCCAAGCTGCGAGGGGCCGAAGACTCGACGGGGGAGCGTGAGGTCAGCGAGTTCGCGACGCGCGAGGGACGCATCCTGGGCACGCCGAGCTACATGTCGCCAGAACAGGCGAAAGGTGGCCGAGTGGATGCGCGCAGCGATCTGTTCTCGCTCGGCGTCGTGTTGTACGAGCTCTTGTCCGGCAAGCGTCCGTTCATCGGCTCCACGACCATGGCGCTTCTGATTGCCATCGACCGCGACGACTACGAGCCCCTGGCGAAAGCATGCCCGGGCGCCGACGCGCCCCTCGAAGCCCTGCTCGCACGCTGCTTGGCGAAGCTGCCGGAAGACCGCTTTGCGACTGCCGACGCGCTGGTCGCGGCGATCGACGGGCTGCCGTGGGCCCGTCACCAGGCTCGCCAACGGCGCTGGGCCGCCGCCGGCCTCGCGCTCGCCCTGGTCATTCTTGCCGGGGTGCTCGCGTCGCGACTGGGTTCGGAGCCGAGCACGGCGCGGCCGACCCGGCTCGTCGAATCGGCCGGCGTTCCGGCAGTCGCCCCTGCTCCGACGGGACCCCCCACGACCGCCGCAGTCGAGCCCTCCGCCGCGGCGACCTTTCCCGCCTCCGTAGCGGGAGCGCCGTCGGTGAGCGCGACCAAGCGACGCCCTGTTGTGCCGCGAGCCGATCCGCTATCAGATCAGAAGTGA
- a CDS encoding sigma-70 family RNA polymerase sigma factor: MEPAGRAALDEEVRRRVQGGDLHGATTAALGGYGQEVFGFLVGLVGRREAADEVFARFAEQTWRGLAEFGWQCSLRTWLYGVARHAAYNHMRDERRRARRQKPLPEGSQLSAIVAEAREKTRSYFATDFKDRFAKLRESLPTEDRELLVLRVDRGLEWEELARVLSDASDDLDAATLKREASRLRKRFQLLKKKLLELGRKEGLVPDRSER, from the coding sequence ATGGAACCCGCGGGGAGGGCTGCTCTCGACGAGGAAGTGCGAAGGCGCGTTCAAGGTGGAGATCTCCACGGCGCAACCACCGCGGCCCTGGGTGGCTACGGACAGGAGGTGTTCGGCTTCCTGGTCGGCTTGGTCGGTCGACGCGAGGCGGCCGACGAGGTTTTTGCTCGCTTCGCGGAGCAAACGTGGCGCGGCTTGGCAGAGTTCGGCTGGCAGTGCTCCCTTCGCACCTGGCTCTACGGCGTTGCCCGCCACGCCGCGTACAACCACATGCGCGACGAGCGGCGGCGCGCGCGGCGACAGAAACCGCTGCCCGAGGGCTCGCAGCTCTCCGCGATCGTGGCGGAAGCGCGGGAGAAGACCCGCAGCTATTTTGCGACCGATTTCAAAGATCGCTTCGCAAAACTCCGCGAGTCGCTGCCCACCGAAGACCGTGAGCTCTTGGTTTTGCGAGTGGATCGCGGGCTGGAATGGGAAGAGCTCGCGCGTGTGTTGTCCGACGCGAGCGACGATCTGGACGCGGCAACGCTGAAGCGAGAAGCATCGCGACTGCGCAAGCGCTTTCAGTTGCTCAAGAAGAAGCTCCTCGAGCTCGGACGCAAAGAGGGATTGGTCCCAGATCGGTCCGAACGGTAG